The DNA sequence ttaaatccattatttttaagtatattCCCTGTAATATATTGCTCAATTattgatttgagaaaagttcaaAGAGGCTCTCATTCTTTGGTCCTCTCAatgacctcaattttttttttttttccccctgtttGTTTTTCTGTACCAAATGCACATTCTCTTGTTCTTCTCAGGAATTCAGACTGAGGGAAATCGCGCTGAAAAGCTAAAGCCTTGCCACTGACAGGTTTTGTCTTTTTGTTCTCAGGGAAGAAAGGCTAAATCATTACAATACCTCAGGAACAATACTACTTAAGTCCAATTCCTAAGATTTCACAGAGAAAGGACTAAACGAGAATCTGAAGTAAGGAACATTTGAGTAGTCCATTCTCGGATTGCCAAAGTAGAGCTTTTGTGCCAAATCTCAAAATCAGTTCATGAAAAGGCGATGCTGCATTCTGTTTGGCCTTACAGGCTACAGCATACTCAGAAACTTGTATGTCGAAATAACATCGAATATTCAGCATTGTTCCTCACGTAACAATTTGTTCAAGGCCAGAGCAATGTTTTAGCCTTTCTCTCCTTTGCAGGTGTTGGCGCAGTGTATGAGCCAACTCAAAGTGACCATAAtctcattaattatttttttgaaaatcaaattgtacttttagctgtgaatatttttttaaagtttgatgtGAAAATCCAATAAATGTTTCTCAACAGaactttggtctcaaaatttcccAACCTCCCCTTCCCTTTTTCAAAAGCAGCAGGATTCATTCAGTGTCATTGAGCTCCTATCAGATAAATTGGCTGTTCTTTACTTATGATGGTCGTGCTAGTCAAGCAATTTTATGCGTTGGTACACTAAAGTGGCTGTGCTCATAGTCATTACAGAAAGGTGACAGCACAACCATCTGTAATCAGAAAGTAGAAAACTACTAATTTACCTGATACGAAACCTACTGCTACTGTATCAAAACATTCACTTTTTACTGATGAGTTTCTgacccacatagcacagaatattgatataatactacaatagtactgacacgtcagtagtgtcagtatttataaaatgctgatgtatcctgatttaatattatatcaagactatgccagtatttattagttactgatttggagctgtcaaaatattgttacagtattggccgaaaaggttgatttcatatggaaatcagggttatgacaaggtcatcagaacACTGCAGGACACCGACAATATGTATGCATTACTACCTTAACACTGACACGTCTGTACACTCAgcgcactctgtcaagtagatatgaaagttcagacgatggccgtcattttcatagtactacacatgtattacatttgaaacatgaattacacaagtatacaagtattgaatattataaaccacttacttgatgtcctgcgacgtttagtagcgtaaaatacccggacgccctcaggtggatttgaacccgaaccgtggaattcctagcccagtattctgccattgagccacagggagctgatggtgtttcgggttaaaatcacgcctgttaaggctgttatagcatgcatagcatcagtgcgcggctcgactttcatcataactttgattaacaccgtgttttcttaggcttctttttcttcctatatttttttttcattttttcgtgttaatttcttctcgtgttattttttttttttacctcgtcagcattgactcaatactgttgtttgatatattgaaggtatcagtgttatattcatgctgacgcggtataccttttaaccgacaatcttaatatcatactgcattagtgttggtgatatcatgtcaacatccaacaatatgtatcagtattgacataagattctgtgctatgtggggaGCAACATGAagtcatagagaaaatacagagggtggtggcaaggcagccatcttgaagattgGCTGTGACGTACGAAGTGCACGGACTGGCGCGCGGTTCCAAAAAAAGTACATGTCATGATGGAACCTGTATAAAGACCTACATCACCACTGAATCTAACATTGAAAGTCATATAATTGAGCATTAGTTACCCTGACTCCAATTTCTGCTTTTTTGACTCACGAAACGTAATTTAACATGGTTATACCTTCAAAACGGGACGAGTCAAGATAAAAGTTGTTATTAtatgaaatatatatttttaacttacaaattattttcaattacaGTCAAACGTTGATAGAACaacatattgaaaaataaaaagtcaatACTTAGTTATGAGTTTATAGAGCTAAAATAAATGGGAACCTCACAATCTTTCCcgctattttttaaatttcaaagaggtcTCGGTTTTCTCTCGATCTAATCAGAAGGGCGACTTCATTTTTAGCTGTGACGTAGAAAAGTACATTCCTCCGCTTGCCACCACCTTCTGAGTTTCCTCTATGACATGAGTTATCAGGTATGATGATGCAATGTGATAACACCAGGATACATAGTTCACGGAAAGTTTTATTAGAATGTAGTATTGTAATCAGTAAAGAATTATAACAAAATGATAGAGGTTCTCTGCTTTTATAAAAGACACATACACTGATAAATATTTACTTAAAGCATTTAAAATTAGACTTAGCAAATATTTATGCACTGCATTTCTTCGAGATGGCTTTCCACAGATATTGTTGGTATATTAATGGCCACCATATACAAACAACAAAAGTTGATGGTGGTTATTCTCAAGAAATCGAAGAAGAGTAACGAGAAACTGATTGCGCGATGGAAAATCCTTTCTAAGTTAAAACTAATTACTTAAGAAATAACAATGGCTAGAATAGCTCAgggacaaaaaagaaaaaaacaacttatttgGTAGGAGGCCATGTCCACTGGTTTGGCGGGGGTTCTGAGAGAAGGGGTTCCCATGGTCTCCATGCAAGCATATTACGGGCTAGATGTAATTCATTCTCTGCTTGTACAATCAGTTCTTCTGCCTGACCGCAGCCGATCTTCGCCTCGATGTCCTCAACTCTTTCAGTCTgaaatgtaagaaaataaaaatgaaaaaaatccaattcagTAAATAATTCCTGAGgaatcaattttaaagttttttgatTAGTTATATTCAAAGGTCTGATGTGTTAGTCGAAAACACTGCTGAATTTGCCGACAGAATGGCACTTGAATTGGGTGGGGATACCAGGCAATCAGAGATAGGGTTGTGGCACTGggttaacttttaaaaaaattgacggaTTAATCTGAACCTTACTAAGATATGAAGACAAACAAATTTGGCATTTTTAATGTTTGGAGGCTGAACAGTTGCATGATGGAGATTtagcaggtgtctgaaatttaatgaatttcgtgtttaagtggaaaccactGGAACACGAGGTTACCCTTTGTtgataaattgaacaattattggaggagatgtGACATAATGagctaatctgctaaaatacatgtgtttaagtGTAAAATGCCGGCAGATGATAGGCATACATTTTACCAATTATaaatcgatggtgtaagtcggcaatcacataactcggtctgctatgtcgcagacttcctgtcatactttatttttttaacggaaaactacttaacgaaAATTCTTCAGAACTGccttcgatttttcttctctgagcgaagaaaattctgaaaaaacttcaaggaatgatgtaaatttgttctcctttgaaaaaataatatagaggcggagattttcagacaccgcaaaagagttatgtgattgccgacttacaccgtcgaaatctATATTAATACTATTTTCCATcacaggaaaaaattataaaaaatactgcacgATCAgcactttaagcactttcagttgaagcaatgaaaaatttgtgtccaaattctccatttcctGCATAGCAAAAGAATGGAAATACTTGAGGGTTATCTCTAATGACTTTCCTATACTTAATTTCAGCCAATATCCTTAGTCAAGAAGTGTTATAAAGAGAATGCAGCCTGTTGCATCTACTCAACTGCTCCCTGCAGAGACTTTTCTACAATTCTAAACGCATTTATCATAGATCAAGACCACAAAAATATAGACAGCTGAAATGCTAAATCAGTTAAATCAGAGGAGAAAATAACTATTCCGACTGGCAAACCAGTTTTTTCTTCGAAGACAGAGCAGCCAGTCAGCTACAGCGGTATGTCAGTGGTATAAAAAGGGAATCGGAGTTGCTGAACTAGAATCCACAAATATGAGGTACCCACCGATTGGACAATTGCATGTCTCTTCTCTATGATTTCACGAGTATATTTTGGATAAGCAGCATTTGGAGGCATCTTGTCCAAAGTTTTCAGAATCTTGCCATATAGCAACTTCAGAGAGTAGTGAGGATTGATGGCAACTTTTAGCCCTGTGAGGTTTGTTGTCTAGAATAAAACAGAATTAAAAGGATAGAAtcaaattatcattaaagtAATATTTATATTAGAGACAAGGTGAAGAGTTAACCTTGCGGTTAAAGTTTCCTAAGACGTACCGGACAGAAACTGGTATTCTGGAGGAAGATAAGCAAAATACTGAAGGATGACATCTGCAAACCAATGAAGAAAGCAAAGTAGTCTTTACATGAGCCAAAAAGGCTAGATTTGGTTCTGATCTTTTTGTCTGAACCACATTATGCACATTAATGTGTGACGTTAACACCAATTTCAGTCAAAATGactttgaaataaaatgtaTTCGTAGTATACGTCTACTATCAACTGTTACTGTTATCTATCTCTTGAAAATTAAGTGCACTTTGTTTATAAGATCAAGAATTTTTGCCCttattttctcagtaaatacagcAATTGTTAAGTGGAGGATCCGTAATTTGATGATGACAATTGAATTGGCggatgcgaaaacgtccgatgtccaatacAGTGTTTCAAATTTGAGTGGACGATTTTGATGTAACTTAAAGATGCAAGATGGTTTAAGGCATTAggaatgtagaacaattttataaataatccccTTAGTATAATTAAACATTTACAAAAGAGATCGATCTTGTTCATCAGTGTCGTGGGGCAAAAGAACCCTGCAGaccctgtattggacaacggacATTTTCACATGAGTCGATTCAATTATTGACTGTAGTATAGATGCTTTACATAAGTTGCAGAGGAGCTGTTTACTTGAATTTAACGCTAGGCACCACATGCTGCTAGTGCGGACAGAATTAGCTATAAAAGAAAGGCGAAAGATATCCAGTCGATCAGTCGCTTGAAGGTTACCATCTAATCTGGGCAAAAACAGTTAAAAGAGCGGCACAAGGCCTCAGAAAATATCATCAGGCATAGGATAAGTATCCTCAGGTGTCCttaatacatgaaaaaaaagttactcaCTTGTTTTAAGTATTTATACGAAgacatttctgaaatttaaagATGAGGTAGCGTTGCGTTATCACAACTCCACAACATAACCTCTTATCGATGTTTGGCATAGTAGAACATTGATGTCAAGTATCTTTTTTATGCGTGGAATGCGGATGTAAATATTTTATATACTTGACAACTCTGGAACTAACCTGAAACGGACGAAAACTTCTAGAAAAATCGTAACGTGGTTTTGTCGTTGCTCGTTGCGTTTGATATT is a window from the Bemisia tabaci chromosome 10, PGI_BMITA_v3 genome containing:
- the ND-13B gene encoding NADH dehydrogenase [ubiquinone] 1 alpha subcomplex subunit 5, which translates into the protein MSSYKYLKQTTNLTGLKVAINPHYSLKLLYGKILKTLDKMPPNAAYPKYTREIIEKRHAIVQSTERVEDIEAKIGCGQAEELIVQAENELHLARNMLAWRPWEPLLSEPPPNQWTWPPTK